One Methylobacterium sp. AMS5 genomic region harbors:
- a CDS encoding response regulator — protein MSDARPTGRRPVILVVEDEPDERYLAAELLEEKGFEVIEAETAERALDILHQRGDGIDVVFSDVRTPGTIGGFELARIIGVTWPRIRLLLTSGDAGDQPSDLRVTATFMPKPWRAPEILTWLEEAAGLREPPES, from the coding sequence ATGAGTGACGCACGACCCACAGGCCGCCGGCCCGTCATTCTCGTCGTCGAGGATGAACCCGATGAGCGCTACCTCGCAGCCGAGCTGCTGGAGGAGAAGGGCTTCGAGGTCATCGAGGCCGAGACGGCCGAGCGCGCGCTCGACATCCTGCATCAGCGGGGCGACGGGATCGACGTCGTGTTCTCGGACGTGCGCACGCCGGGCACGATCGGCGGCTTCGAACTCGCGCGGATCATCGGCGTGACGTGGCCGCGCATCCGCCTGCTGCTGACCTCGGGCGACGCGGGCGACCAGCCGAGCGACCTGCGCGTCACCGCGACCTTCATGCCCAAGCCCTGGCGGGCACCGGAAATCCTGACATGGCTCGAAGAGGCCGCGGGGCTCAGGGAACCGCCGGAGAGCTGA